The Vanessa tameamea isolate UH-Manoa-2023 chromosome 20, ilVanTame1 primary haplotype, whole genome shotgun sequence nucleotide sequence acaatacaaatactTAGCAATGATACGTTAACCTCCATTGAGTAATCAGTAAGCACCAAAAATAGAcagcatatttttatatacagtaaTCAAGACTATACttaaaatacaatgaataaaacaaatttagaaaaataatttaacattatataataatattgcaacGTTTGCAACTTTCAAAGTTAAAATACAATGGCAAAAACAAcatcagatattatttttattattcaattcataatatttatttcgaacaaAAAATTATTACGGCTAAATAAGCGTACCActcatactatatttaataataacaattagattacaattaataattaacttataattacTGGATACGTTTGAGActccaaaataattattataattttttttttttttgtttttctcatataatacatttaagctTTAATATCACACGATTATGGCAGACGACGTAAAGGCAATTATATGATCGAAATTGTACATTAAGTTTCTATATTAATTCgtgataataagtaaataagacgTTTGTCATCAAAGTGTATTCCTTTAAAAGGTCATGTAGCTctaatgtgtttttaaaaataataataaataatcttaaaataaatttcaataatttaagtttcaataaatgaaataggcttaaataaaatatattctgataaaacctacaaacataaaaataatattcgaggTATTAGTGACCTTATCGCTAAAGGAACACACCTTCATTTCAAacggcttttattaaatttaattattaaatatccaaacagcaatatattaACTAACATACAACATTTAAACATGACgtcgataaaataaaacctctttcaaaaataaactcgtaataatattcaataaaaataaattaattataatcttttcaaaataaaaatagatactattagactttatttagaaaaacttaaacagcttattattaataaattgaaatcatttttaagttaataacatatgttacaaaatttattcgacaaattctaacaataatttatatttcactatTACTTACGTGCGgttctaaatatttttgctGTAATTAACTTAttgatttttatctataaatttgCAAATTGCTGAGCGGAAAACATATCTAAGCTTTGAATGCTAAGTAGCTATGACAATGAGTTAcggtaaatataattgtttacctacaaatattgcaaatattaaCATGCAAGCTAATTCCTACAAAAAACACATTACGCGAATACAATATGCTCTGAACATTTGAGGTCGGTCTTAGAAATTTATcagaaataactttttattatttattgctaaaatgtacatttaattttttaagtcaattattaataatacaaatcttAATGTTTGTTTGTCAATGACGATATGAAGAAGATGTCTGTAGAGTAAACGTTAGCGTGTAAATTTTTacattcttaataaatacaaatatgaagGCAAAGTATAACTTAATGACCTTAACCTACCCGGCCTAGCTCCAATTTAGAACAAAGAGACgctattttttaacttttacacattttattacTCGCAAATCTTCGCTGCTTGATATCTGAgactgtaaaataaacaaaattttctacaaataataatttggatTTTATTTGTGTCGTAAAAATTttgactaataaattaaaagattaactgttctttgtttatctttattgtgattttaatttacaatctgtcaatatattttattaatttaaataaaaaaataatttctaaagcTTTGTTTGGCTTTGCGCATTTACGCAGCGGAGTTGTATATTTGcattcttgaaaaaaaaaaattacgttgctttaataaatttgcaattattcatttttaaagttgCGTGTAGCCTTCGGTACGGGGAGAGGCACGTCGGCGCGCTATGGTGGTCGCTCGGCGTCAGAACACGTCATCACTTGGATCTTCATCTAATTCACATAGAAGTTTgctactgtaaataaaaaatacaataacttacgttacaatttattttaaatgatcaaAAAGAGTGTtgtcatatataattgtataacagAGTGATCggttctatttaatataatagtataattttaataactacaatacataaatgatgtaaatattatgaagcAATGAATGAAAGTCATCATTAAATGAAAACGTGGCACAATATTGACGTGTCTTCTAAATGTAGACGTTACTCATTCTATTTATGATTGTTCAACATAAAACGTACTTGCAAGAAATTTCTAGATCCAAAATAACTAAGGTTCCATCATCAAACTTGAAATTGTTATTCTTTCTGCAAgtccattttatttaaatatcaatctaAAAAAAAAGAGCCGAGACGGCGAACTGGTTAAAACACATGAACGTTACGATGATTGTGAGTTCGAACACAGGCTAGCACCACTGATTTattaagtgcttaatttgtgttcataatttatctcatgTGAAGGTGGAGGAAACACAGTGAGGAACCTGTATCGGATGTGTATCCACTGAGCCACATTGCACTAGCGTCAATGAACAAGCTCAAAATTTCTCCTTAAAAGAATAGAGAAGGGTAATTAcagctgttatttttttaatttaaaatatattattaaagtcattAGCCGAAAATGACAACTACATCGAGTCTAAAGGACTATAATTTTAGgtaaattatgaaattgaaGTTTACTTACTCTTCCTTACTCGCAAAGGATTCAGCATGCACTCGCCTATTACAAGCTCTGTCGCAGCAATGACAGTGCCAGTATGCGAGTACACTTAAACTGAAGATGAAGACAGTCGTAGGCAGCACCAATGCCAAGATTAAACCACGAATAGTCGAATCCCAGGAATATCTTGCTACCACCAATTCTGGTCGAGTCATGCTATAGTAGCACGGGAAGAGCTTAGGCGCCTTTTTCCCAGCATAATCAATCGCGAACTCCGAGCAATTAACTCTCGGTGGATAACCGCAACCCTCAGGGTTGATCAGGAACTTTAAATCCGTCGCATCCCACTCTTTTGGTACTGGGATATTTTCTTCGAACGGTCTTCTAGCTAGGTTAACGCGTATTTTGTGACATTTCGTATGAGTGCTGGTACAGCCTTCCCGACACGACGCCCATGTGCAATTAGTTAAAGTCTCAGCGTAGATATGTTTCGACACTGCACAAATGCCAGCTTCCGGAGCGAACTCCGCTAATATCGTTTGTATCGCTGGTTCGACCACAAAcggtattaaaaatagaaaggcAAAGACAGCGAGTATAGCAGAAGTGCCAAGGCAGAGCgatgtgtaaaatttaaatcgcTCGAAGAAATGTGTAAGCAGCTCCTCCCTTGTCGGCTCTAGAGGTTTGAATTCTGGGCTTTCAGGTTCTGCAGATGCGCCCATAGGTAGCGTAGATCTTTCAGAGGTCGCTGGTGAAAGACTTGTACGAGATCTGCTCATAGTCGACATTTAGGGAGATTATTTTAAGCAGCACAGCAAGCAATTAGTCGTCTCTTAATGAACTAGCCGGGCCCTCGCAGAGGAGGGGAACGCCTGGAACAGATAAATAATTGCAGTTAGATAAGttgcattaaattattacaaacatatattttcttaacattaCTATTTTAGGTAATTAAAACAAGCACAGTATTcactttttaaaagtaaagctgCATCTCCACAGGTAGAAAATTGGAAATTTATGTACTATCAACTCACGTTGGTAACAAGTTTATGTAACTTATGTGTCAACATGAATTGATATAGGTTTTTTGACTAGGTGACTATCGGGAATAGTTATCCATTTCGAACCAACTACTTCGGTAGAAATGCACTTTAACATTTCATCATCAATACAACACCACTAGAACGTCTATACATTCGTACTGTAGCAACGGATTCGATATtcgtgtttcaaataaatataccagTAGGGTGTACAATACTACATCAATTTCTTTTAGTTACGCAACATTCGTGTCAAGGCCGCTATTAAACTTCCTATACTTTCAATTTAGGTAAAAATACTCAAATGTAAAGGACACGCGTACAAttaggaaattaaatatttataagcttttCATTATTCATGTTAAGAATATTTATCATGCATAGTTTGTGTGTGACTATCTAACGAAACTAACATAAGAAAAAGTAACTCTGACTGTCTGGTTTTTTCCTCATCACGACTAAACTAATCgatcgaaataaattatgacattgAGGTAACCTAGGAAATATTTATCGAAAGCGgaatcgcatggaatatttagtttattaaatcgTGCGCGACAACAACTAGAAGCCATTAAGCTATAAACTGAGCTTCAGTTAATATAAATGGAg carries:
- the LOC113401654 gene encoding protein tipE, whose product is MSTMSRSRTSLSPATSERSTLPMGASAEPESPEFKPLEPTREELLTHFFERFKFYTSLCLGTSAILAVFAFLFLIPFVVEPAIQTILAEFAPEAGICAVSKHIYAETLTNCTWASCREGCTSTHTKCHKIRVNLARRPFEENIPVPKEWDATDLKFLINPEGCGYPPRVNCSEFAIDYAGKKAPKLFPCYYSMTRPELVVARYSWDSTIRGLILALVLPTTVFIFSLSVLAYWHCHCCDRACNRRVHAESFASKEDSKLLCELDEDPSDDVF